The nucleotide sequence AGATCGAAGAGACCACGATCCAGCCAAGAATCACGCCGAATTGGATTTTCCCGGCGAGTAACTGGAAGAGGCAAAACGACATGTAGAGAAGGATCGGTCCGGATAGATCGGAATCCTTGTGGACGGTGTGGTTCACGCGGAATGGGTTCAGAACGGATCGGATCTTGCTCCAGATTTGTTCAGGGTGGATCCCGAGCTCATCGAGGAGTGGTTCCTCGTCGTCGAAGTTGGCGGAGCCGCCCACGGTGCCGGGTCCGGAGTAGATTGGGCCAGATGAGGTGGACGCTGCGGCGGAGCCTATGTCAAAGGACATGAAGGGGATGCCGGAGTTTGGCTGGAAGGGCGGCGCAGCCATGCGTCGCTGCTGGATGTTTGGACCTCCTGCGATGGGATTTCCGGCTTGTGGGAAGGCCACCGGCGGAACCTTGAACTCTTTAGCCATTGAAATTAGGGTTTTGAGAATTGCTGGCCGAAAGAAACACAAACCTTTTAGCTTTTACACAGTAATCTACACCTATGTCTTTATTCTCAGAGACTTCAGTAAAAAACTCTGGTCAATTACAACGTTAACCCCATCCTATGCTGGAGCACaatatattttcttttctctgtttcttttttcctggtaatttaattttttttatattttaaatgtactaaaaataatttaaaaatattgctAANNNNNNNNNNNNNNNNNNNNNNNNNNNNNNNNNNNNNNNNNNNNNNNNNNNNNNNNNNNNNNNNNNNNNNNNNNNNNNNNTGTTAAAATTactaattagaaaaaaaaattaagtttttattttatttactatatatttattaaaaaatactaatatttttactaataataaTCTTGAGATAATATTCAATTTGGTCCCTTAACTTGCATGCAAATTTCaatttagtctctaaaatttcaaTTGATTCTATTTAGTCTCCAAACTTTGCGGATGTGATTTGTGTTAGTCTTAGGATAATTTTTTACCTACAAACATTAACCCACGCTGACGTGGACAGCTGGATGTTATGTTGGACTATGTAACACGACCTCATTTTTGTTCTCACTCAAATAGTCC is from Arachis ipaensis cultivar K30076 chromosome B01, Araip1.1, whole genome shotgun sequence and encodes:
- the LOC107637664 gene encoding protein YIPF5 homolog yields the protein MAKEFKVPPVAFPQAGNPIAGGPNIQQRRMAAPPFQPNSGIPFMSFDIGSAAASTSSGPIYSGPGTVGGSANFDDEEPLLDELGIHPEQIWSKIRSVLNPFRVNHTVHKDSDLSGPILLYMSFCLFQLLAGKIQFGVILGWIVVSSIFLYVVFNMLAGRAGNLDLHTCTSVVGYCMLPVVIYSAMSLFLPQGGIVAIVAASVFVLWATRASTGLIVLLADGGEEHRGLIAYACFLIYTLFSLLVVF